A segment of the Necator americanus strain Aroian chromosome IV, whole genome shotgun sequence genome:
CCCCTCGAACTTATATCTCATCGCACACATCTTCTAAAATGTtcactgcttttttctttcaaaaccgtttcttttcttatgatgtaatttctcctatttttttttattaattgttgCATTTTCATAAGAATTATAGACTTTGGTGACGGTTCCAGACATaactgtagaaaataattgttAATATTATGCTCAAGAGGTAGGTATTTCCCCAAATTCGCATTCCTCAGTtctttcagaagaaatttccCCGAAGAATGCATTTTCCATACTTTTTGTTTCCATCGTTGCTGTTTTAATTTCCCGTCTGCTCTGAATCGGTTGAACAATCCGTCCTCGATAAGAGGAAGTCAGTCAAAATGAAAAGGAGAATTTAAATAGctctcgtttttcttctacctTACTTCCTTCTCTCACCCTATTACTGGTGAAGATGTACAGTAACACTACGAGATTCTGCAATAAATTAAGAATTTAAAAGCGCtaacaaattttaatttttgttcctttttccattATTACATGTCTATAGGCAGTAAAGTAGTttagttcactttttttctatgctttGCACCGAATTCGAATTTCACAGTTAAAATAGATCATATTGATTGTGGTTAGCAATTCACTGCGGAGGAACTTATAAAGTTTAAGAGCAATCtcaatggaattttttaatttaagtttTTAAGCTTAAGTTTAATTTAAGTTTTTACGTTTAAGTTTCTACAACACTACTAACTCTATAACCACGAAAGAATGCAAACAGCGAGAATTCCTAGCAAAGAGTAGTGTAAAATTGAAGTTAATAATTATTGTAGTTGTTTTTCGTAGATGGCAATTTtgagtgaataaatatttgCGAAATTGACAGGCATAAGTTTCACAACACCATACTTATTGGGATAAATACATTTCGCAGTGTTTTAGGATTTcgataaaaaagaagttataaaaaagaagataaaaaagaagtcgAAACATCAGCCCATAAatgaaattccaagaaaaactttttggcAAAACAAGTGAACATAAATTCACTTAAGTTTACTAATCCCAGGTTTCAAATAGAAAGGACCGGTACATTGCTGAACATTTCTTAGCAGTTCCTCCTTATGTTCTCTGATACATCTCCGATTCCTTATAAGAGcaacagaacttttttttatagtttagAGCAATTCAATTTACTTCAATATAATTCACAGTGAAGTAAAACGTGTAATAAACAAAGTCGCtagcgttagtcaatccgcttgggatgcgctaccgtgttcatttcaattcggAGTTGCCTAAGGTTTTAGAAACGTGTGTCcagcctatgcaatgacttacgggggctagtcgatgtatcaggtcagtgttttatccttccaCGCGAATTTGgtaagtctggtatcaataaGTCGACCCAAGGGgtgtgaaaggcttggttggcaccagagCGGTTCCGAACTATCGATTGATCGAGCCGTGACAGAGGAACCTCTAATCAATGGCGCTATACCTGCCTTAGTGAAATAGAGAGATTCAAGTAGAggaatttacaaaaattatccGTTATATGCTCACTCTCAgtgatttttgtttgaacAGACCGTAATATCAATCGCCGTCACtaataaaacatttatttatttatttatttatttattacgctcaaaggcgtgccagAGTAAGTaacaaggaatgaatacaaataaacaatagaaaaccAGTAAGGAGAAAAGagtataattataaataagcAAGGATAAGTCGCGCGAACTGCAAGCAAGAGGcgatttagtaatttcaaaaaacacataaactcGACAGAGTGGGAATTAAGGCtcttggaaaataagaaagcatttgcagaaaaaatattgaaatcttTCTAAGAAAGAGTTTGGaaaatcccttttttttcaagagttcAACACCGACGTTTCTAACATTAGGTATATACATCGTCAGTGAGTTCGTCATAAACGTTATATGCATACTGAATCCGTGTAATGAAAACAGAATGAAACCTTAAAAATTCTGTAATaagtgtaaaataaaaaaaaccaatcccGGCGaacttaaaatattttcataaaaaggATCAGCTTAATGGTGAAGTTACTttcaatacaaaaatattcaatagGAGTTTTGTAACTTTCATACAGATCTTTGTCGCTCTCATAAACTACCGTTGTCCTAGTGCGGAAGttccgcagaaaaaaaaagcgtgagaaggaaaataaattaatcgaTTTaataaaaccaaataaaatttCGACTTCCTCTCTAGTTTCACGTTTGAGCTTCAAAGAATACAATGAAAGTAGAAGAAACTACACAGAAGTTGAGGATTTAGAGGACAAAACAAATGTAGACGGATTCTGATTTCCGTTGCAGACCTTCACGCTTTCAAGTCCATCCGTCAACGAGACGGAATGGAGTGTCTTAATGTGGTGTGAATCCGGAACATTTTACCGTTTGCTTTGCAACCATTTgtcaaaaattttgctttgtgttgccattttattatttcctcTCATTACAGCACTGTTGCAAAGAGTTGCTTGCAGTAATTTGACAcctctggttttttcttcggtCGTTTCCACTATTCTCTTTGTAAAAGTGCGCTCACAGATCCATTTCACTACTAGAGAGAACACAGCATCAAGATTTTTCCACAATGCTGCTTTTAATTAATCAAGATCTCCTTCGATTAAAGGAAGCGTATCACGTAGCGTCGAAACCTcatagaaaatatagagttcaagACGAAGACTACGAATATCAGTGTAAGTTCGCACTCGACAACCTCGTACACACGCACTGCGtctacgagcgagcggttgaaaatcaataaggtctcctcaTCAGGCTGTTCAAGTCAAACCAatgaacaggctgctgagggcTCCGGAGCGTGTATAGAAGGGAGTGTTCCAGCTCACTTCGTAAGTATGGATGTCGCGTTTCCCATGACATTTTTCCGGTTGATTAGGGGAAACTGAATGGAACGACACTCGTATTCttaatctacaccccaaactGTATATTTTCCATGAGCTTTCCACAATCTgttagtttcgtgatacgctgtctttaacaAATTTCGCCCTCTAGTGTGTTCCTTTCGTTTCGTGCTCTCGAATTTATTAATGCTGGACTACATTTAGATTTCAGCAACGAAAAAGGAACGAGTTGAGGAATGAATTGAGCGTCTCGATCAGATTTCCATTCTTCTTAGCCTTTTTAGGAAATAGTTTCTATTCTTGGCTTGGTTTGCGTTCCAGGataggcttttcgatcttagacatgaaaacaatggcgagagtgGGTGCCAGTCTTTGTTCCATAGTCAGGTCTCAAAGTTGTCGGTATTACTGTTCGGACCATCCGGAAAATAGAGCTATTTAGGCACCCGTTCATCAGCAACCTGGTCCGTCTAATGCTCAACATATTCTCCACTTACTCTAAGACTCACTAGTTAAATTTGAGTACTTGACTGTATTTGCATCTGCTCCACAAGTGCATACATATACGAATTCTTAGGTGTCAGAATTCTTGTTTTCCTCTCATCATCATTTTCAGCAAATAACCATAACGTATTAGTGTACATAAAGTACATCGAAGAGAATTgctacttttttgaatttttccgagTGTGAAATGGAGAAATATCGTATTACTTACCGGGGGAAATTGTATCAGGCACATAAAAATCCTCAGCATTGATGGTAAAATCCCTACCAGCAGTAGtactgcattttcttttcgtggaTACGAtctttcttctacttcttccaTTAGTTCGTTGTTCTAACTCGAAGACAAATATTATACCTAattaagttccaagttcgactttctttgaatcttttcTTTGGAGGAGAATCGTGGGCTTTGAAGAGGGCGATGACGCCGAAGCATTGgtcagaataaagatcaataacaatcttggttctgcttaaaaagtagtacacaatacAACAATTAATCGTCAAGTCTAACCATTAATTAGTGTTGTTGATCTCAAGATGAAATTGTATGCCTCGTGACTGCATTCTACTACATTCGATTAGAAAGCAGCTAAGAACTCGTGATTTTGTTCAGTATTActctcattattattattattattattattagtgttattattattattattattattattattattattattattattattattattattattattattattattattattattattattattattattattattattattattattattagtgttattattaCCACTTTTATCAttaccatttttatttatattattattaatattactaatattatcactactattattattgctaatATAAGGGCGCGTGTAGCACAGTCGACGTTCCGCTGTCAACACTAtcacgatcggaggttcgaaatcgccccgatgccaaccaaaccttacATTCTTCCGGGtacggataaattggtaccagaagtgtctgagaagataaaagcactgaattgatactacatcggctagcccgtGTAAGTCATTGCGAGGCTGTACACGAGTTCATGAACCTCGgtcgatcctgaattgaagtgtcCATCCATGGTGgtgtatcccaagcggattggttaacgtcagacactttatcctttatccttttattattattattattattattattattattattattattattattattattattattattattattattattattattattattattattattattactattattattatttattattattattattattattattattattattattattattattattattattattatttgaagtGATTCCAGATAATCATCTCAACCCAATTTTCCTCATCCGCTAATTACTCGCTCACCAATTTACCAGTTAGAATTTACATCTCCTCCTTTCGTCGTGGTGATCTTTGACAAATCAatagctattattattattattattattattattattattattattattattattattattattattgttattactaatattaatattattattattattattattattatgattattattatttttatttttattattagtgcTACAGTTAGTTGTGAAGCTGAAACTCGCTCtgcatctgcaaaaaaagcttGCTAAACATAATATTTAAGAACGTATTTCAGAAGGATAAAATCCATCATCATCCTTTCCTCCACCTCGTCCCGCCCTCTTCACTCTTCACTCACCGACTCTATCCGCCAACATCACACGAGTGTAAGCTGTACTTAGTAGCTTCAGTCAGCTTACGGCTTTAGTGAGACGCTTTTTAAGGGGTACTTATCCGCAAATTCCACGACAAGCAAACCTTCCATCCTTCTGGCACCCCGCTTTGTCTGCGTGAGTTAAAAAACACACTGATTTGATAGAACCCGGctaacccccgcaagtcattctatttTGAAGGCTGTATATACGTTCATAAAACCTTTGGGATTTGAAATTGTGTACGATGTTGCATCCTGAAAGAGCTGTGTAATTAATGCGAAGCGTTTGATTGTACATCCTCTATGTATTTGTCCAGGGAATGTGCCTGAAAAGAAGGCTACCGAATCCCTCAATCCACTATCATCGTCCTGAGACCTCCTAAATAGAAGTTGCATTATTTTATGGGTTCCTTTTGCCGGCCAAACAGTTCCCAAAACACTTCTATTGTTTGACTTttgttctattattattattcaacgGCAGTGCAGGCAGTGCTCGTcaactttatttgtttatgttgttCTTAGTCCGAATCAAACATCAATGAGGAGGCTAATTACCTCATAAATTACCATTAGTAAATCTCATTACAGCAGCAGCAGTCACAGGATCAGCTTAGTGTCTTTGGACTTTCGCTTTCATTAGCGTCCTTAGCGTCAGGAAAGTTGTTGTGTTGCCTCTCATATAACCTCATTTCGTTGGAGGACCAAGGAATAATCCTGGGCCGTAATCAAGAAATTTCCGAAATTTCCGAAAAGGAATTTAGTTGCGCAACACCATATACGTGCCTATTCCTTCACTGTTTTTTGAAGGAGAGAGTTTTTTCGTGTCCTCATTGCCGACACGGGACCTCTACATCGTCCCACGTTCAATTTTCAGCCGAAAATTTTTCTGTGCATTTTTACTCTTGGTATTTCATCTCGAATCAAATTGCTTCCAATATCTCGTAGCAGATagtttattaaatttaatcaTTTATGTCAATTAGTTATTAGATAAAGTAAACATCGAGTGAGAACGATACCCATGTGTCGAGTTCCAGCT
Coding sequences within it:
- a CDS encoding hypothetical protein (NECATOR_CHRIV.G13760.T2) — encoded protein: MLLLINQDLLRLKEAYHVASKPHRKYRVQDEDYEYQLLLSLLLLLLLLVLLLLLLLLLLLLLLLLLLLLLLLLLLLLLLLLLLLLLLLVARVAQSTFRCQHYHDRRFEIAPMPTKPYILPGTDKLKDKIHHHPFLHLVPPSSLFTHRLYPPTSHECCSVTDMTPRPWHRTHSPPLLLLLLVISLPVTESSIRLCGMRLTRTLMSICRNQLCGAFAQSKRSMLWEQPQLETVHSSIKRAGIATECCENRCSFSYLKTYCCET